In Stigmatella erecta, a genomic segment contains:
- a CDS encoding ATP-binding protein: protein MSGTAHVLAGGGEMGALMRAFDWSQTPLGPVAGWPPALRTSVSTMLASPYPAALFWGEAYVLLYNDAFRPVFGTKHPAALGVPVEQALSESWGVLGPMLEQVRTSRQASYTQEQILFLERRGFPEECFVSWSYIPTQDEAGHFAGIFILASETTRQTLAERRMRAIRELSIRTALEKSVEGVFQAVQSLLAQPRADLPFSLLYAVESRGGPHARLVSCTGLEQGSAPAPARLNLADGPVWPVQEVVRSGQPVLLEDLGTRFGALEVGPWPEPVARALAMPLSWESSGETTAVLVAGLSPRLALDEDYREFLQLLARQVAAEVARVRAYEEAKQRAEQLQTLDEAKTAFFSNISHELRTPLTLMLGPLEDALADGQEALPPRHRERISLVHRSGGRLLKLVNTLLDFSRLEAGRAKAVYQATDLPHFTAELVSHFESAIRRAGLKLSVELPALPGPVWVDREAWEKVVFNLLSNALKYTFEGGICVTLRAEGPEAVLSVRDSGTGIPQEVLPHLFERFLRVEGARARSHEGSGIGLSLVQELVTLHGGHIAVDSVLGQGSTFTVRVPFGKEHLPREHLRTEGSGPASPELAVPYLEEALGWLKEPAPLPAPLPAAPPEAAPAARVLVVDDNADMRAYITGLLQPAFEVEAVADGMEALEALRARPPELILSDVMLPRLGGFGLLREVRARAEWKAVPFIMLSARAGEESSVEGLEAGADDYLVKPFSARELLARVRSNLEMAHLRREAAVREASALSLQEAVHARDDFLSVASHELKTPLAALRLQTEALERTLPAEVRAQVGERFFAVRRQTQRLAGLIETMLDISLVATGRLQLKPEPLDLAALVADGVAQQREEMARQGCSLTLESAASLPGRLDAMRMGQLVQNLLSNAIKYGAGKPVEVRLKQVGPCARLEVVDHGLGVASENRARIFNRFERAVPVRHYGGLGLGLWVSRQVVEAHGGAITVTDTPGGGATFTVELPLDAPALKPPGKG from the coding sequence ATGAGCGGCACGGCGCACGTCCTCGCGGGCGGCGGAGAGATGGGGGCGCTCATGCGCGCCTTCGACTGGAGCCAGACGCCGCTGGGGCCCGTGGCCGGCTGGCCCCCCGCGCTGCGCACCTCGGTGAGCACCATGCTCGCCTCGCCCTACCCCGCGGCCCTGTTCTGGGGCGAGGCGTACGTGCTGCTCTACAACGATGCGTTCCGCCCCGTGTTCGGCACCAAGCACCCCGCGGCCCTGGGGGTGCCCGTGGAGCAGGCGCTGAGCGAGTCGTGGGGCGTCCTCGGCCCCATGCTCGAGCAGGTCCGGACCTCGCGGCAGGCCTCGTACACCCAGGAGCAGATCCTCTTCCTGGAGCGGCGGGGGTTCCCCGAGGAGTGCTTCGTCTCCTGGTCCTACATTCCGACCCAGGACGAGGCGGGCCACTTCGCGGGCATCTTCATCCTCGCGAGCGAGACGACGCGGCAGACGCTGGCCGAGCGGCGCATGCGGGCCATCCGCGAGCTGTCCATCCGCACCGCGCTGGAGAAGAGCGTGGAGGGCGTCTTCCAGGCCGTGCAGTCCCTGCTGGCGCAGCCCCGCGCGGATCTGCCCTTCTCGCTGCTCTACGCGGTGGAGTCCCGCGGGGGCCCGCATGCCCGGCTCGTCTCCTGCACGGGGCTGGAGCAGGGCAGCGCGCCCGCGCCGGCGCGGCTGAACCTCGCGGACGGTCCGGTCTGGCCCGTGCAGGAGGTGGTGCGCTCGGGCCAGCCGGTGCTGCTGGAGGACCTGGGCACGCGCTTCGGCGCGCTGGAGGTGGGGCCCTGGCCGGAGCCCGTCGCCCGCGCGCTGGCGATGCCCCTCTCCTGGGAAAGCAGCGGGGAGACCACCGCGGTGCTCGTGGCGGGGCTGAGCCCCCGGCTCGCGCTGGACGAGGACTACCGGGAGTTCCTCCAGCTGCTCGCGCGCCAGGTGGCCGCGGAGGTGGCCCGGGTGCGCGCCTACGAGGAGGCGAAGCAGCGCGCGGAGCAATTGCAGACGTTGGATGAGGCGAAGACGGCCTTCTTCAGCAACATCAGCCACGAGCTGCGCACGCCCCTGACGCTCATGCTGGGCCCGCTGGAGGACGCGCTGGCCGACGGGCAGGAGGCCCTGCCGCCGCGCCACCGCGAGCGGATTTCGCTGGTGCACCGCAGCGGGGGGCGGCTGCTCAAGCTCGTCAACACGCTGCTCGACTTCTCGCGGCTGGAGGCGGGCCGGGCCAAGGCGGTGTACCAGGCCACGGATCTGCCGCACTTCACCGCCGAGCTGGTGAGCCACTTCGAGTCGGCCATCCGGCGCGCCGGGCTCAAGCTCTCGGTGGAGCTGCCGGCCCTGCCCGGCCCCGTCTGGGTGGACCGGGAGGCCTGGGAGAAGGTCGTCTTCAACCTCCTGTCCAACGCGCTCAAGTACACCTTCGAGGGCGGCATCTGCGTGACCCTGCGCGCCGAAGGCCCCGAGGCCGTCCTCTCCGTCCGGGACTCCGGCACGGGCATTCCCCAGGAGGTGCTGCCCCACCTGTTCGAGCGCTTCCTCCGGGTGGAGGGCGCGCGCGCGCGCAGCCACGAGGGCAGCGGCATTGGCCTGTCGCTGGTGCAGGAGCTCGTCACGCTGCACGGGGGCCACATCGCCGTGGACAGCGTGCTGGGCCAGGGCAGCACCTTCACGGTCCGCGTGCCGTTCGGCAAGGAGCACCTGCCCCGGGAGCACCTGCGCACCGAGGGCTCCGGGCCGGCCTCCCCGGAGCTGGCGGTCCCCTACCTGGAGGAAGCCCTGGGCTGGTTGAAGGAGCCCGCCCCCCTTCCGGCCCCGTTGCCCGCGGCCCCCCCCGAGGCGGCTCCGGCCGCGCGGGTGCTGGTGGTGGACGACAACGCGGACATGCGCGCCTACATCACCGGGCTGCTCCAGCCCGCCTTCGAGGTGGAGGCCGTGGCGGACGGCATGGAGGCGCTGGAGGCGCTCCGGGCGCGGCCGCCGGAGCTCATCCTCTCGGATGTGATGTTGCCGCGGCTGGGCGGCTTTGGCCTGCTGCGCGAGGTCCGGGCCCGGGCCGAGTGGAAGGCGGTGCCCTTCATCATGCTGTCGGCCCGGGCGGGGGAGGAGTCCTCCGTGGAGGGGCTGGAGGCGGGGGCGGATGACTACCTGGTGAAGCCCTTCAGCGCCCGGGAGCTGCTGGCGCGGGTGCGCTCCAACCTGGAGATGGCCCACCTGCGCCGGGAGGCCGCCGTGCGCGAGGCCAGCGCGCTGAGCCTCCAGGAGGCGGTGCACGCCCGGGACGACTTCCTGTCCGTGGCGAGCCATGAGCTGAAGACGCCCCTGGCGGCCCTGCGGCTGCAGACCGAGGCGCTGGAGCGCACCCTGCCCGCAGAGGTCCGCGCCCAGGTGGGCGAGCGCTTCTTCGCGGTGCGCCGGCAGACGCAGCGGCTGGCGGGCCTCATCGAGACGATGCTGGACATCTCCCTGGTGGCCACGGGCCGGCTGCAGCTCAAGCCCGAGCCCTTGGATCTGGCCGCGCTCGTGGCGGACGGCGTCGCCCAGCAGCGCGAGGAGATGGCGCGGCAGGGGTGCTCGCTCACGCTCGAGTCGGCGGCGAGCCTGCCCGGGCGGCTGGACGCGATGCGCATGGGGCAGCTCGTGCAGAACCTGCTGTCCAACGCCATCAAGTACGGCGCGGGCAAGCCCGTGGAGGTGCGGCTCAAGCAGGTGGGCCCCTGCGCGCGCCTGGAGGTGGTGGACCACGGCCTCGGCGTGGCCTCCGAGAACCGCGCCCGCATCTTCAACCGCTTCGAGCGCGCGGTGCCCGTGCGCCACTATGGCGGGCTGGGCCTGGGGCTGTGGGTCTCCCGGCAGGTGGTGGAGGCCCATGGCGGCGCCATCACCGTGACGGACACGCCCGGCGGCGGCGCCACGTTCACGGTGGAGCTGCCCCTGGATGCGCCGGCGCTCAAGCCGCCGGGCAAGGGGTGA
- a CDS encoding ATP-binding response regulator translates to MSSGSTAEDVFAEGGEMGALMRSFDWAKTELGPVESWPLSLRTMVGVVLSNRFPMAIRWGERLLQFYNDAYRPILGDKHPASLGAPASQAWPEIWNVLGPLHEKVLRHGTSEWAEHFFLPMHRKGFSEETYFTFSYSPIPEGSGRYGGVLVTAQETTSQVLGERRLHTLQQVSASSFQAKRVDDAALRAARALGDNPNDLPFVLLYLCEADGKQLSLAAATGLPAGHVPPPGRLGLELFKEGGPLAGRLLSREPLAIEALSHHLGMVLQPVAPRAATQAVVLPLEGGAEGGSPGFLIAGLSIRLAYDAQYRGFMGLVAGHISTAIANARAYEEEKRRAETLAELDRSKTVFFSNVSHEFRTPLTLMLGPVEDVLASDRLEREEREALERVHRNGLRLFKLVNTLLDFSRLEAGRMQASYQPTDLAALTVGLASAFDSAVAKAGLRLGVDCPPLPAPVWVDPEMWEKVVLNLVSNALKFTFEGEIGVALRWRVDHVELSVRDTGTGIPPEELPRVFERFHRVHGAKGRSHEGSGIGLSLVQELVKLHGGTVRAESTLGQGSTFTVSLPAGSAHLPRERLAASRAAAPASVRVAPFLNEASGWLGSTRPEPETAPVPPPEVPLPRSQAPQGHILLADDNADMRDYVRRLLESRFTVEAVAEGRAALAAAEARVPDLVLSDVMMPGLDGFGLLREFRANPRTAAVPFILLSARAGEEATVGGLQAGADDYLVKPFSARELLARVEGALRLARERAERERLARERADFEQHLIGIVSHDLRNPLAAITMSAATLLRRTDLEERQRRPIGRIFASAERANRMIRDLLDFTQARLGGGLPLHPQALDFHALSQQVVDELQVAHPERVIELERGGAGQAFWDGDRTAQVLTNLISNALHYSPHGTPVRVRAYEEGAEGVLEVHNEGAPIPAELVPRLFQPMQRGDKDRNTVGRSVGLGLYIVDHIVKAHGGRVEVKSVAGEGTRFTVRLPLTVAARGAGGPP, encoded by the coding sequence ATGAGTTCCGGTAGCACAGCCGAGGACGTCTTCGCGGAGGGGGGCGAGATGGGTGCCCTCATGCGCTCCTTCGACTGGGCAAAGACGGAGCTTGGCCCCGTGGAGTCCTGGCCGCTTTCCCTGCGCACCATGGTGGGTGTGGTGCTCAGCAACCGCTTTCCCATGGCGATCCGCTGGGGCGAGCGCCTGCTCCAGTTCTACAACGACGCCTACCGCCCCATCCTGGGCGACAAGCACCCCGCGTCCCTGGGCGCCCCCGCTTCCCAGGCCTGGCCGGAGATCTGGAACGTTCTCGGCCCCCTGCACGAGAAGGTCCTCCGCCACGGCACGTCCGAGTGGGCCGAGCACTTCTTCCTCCCCATGCACCGCAAGGGCTTCAGCGAGGAGACCTACTTCACCTTCTCGTACAGCCCCATCCCCGAGGGCTCCGGGCGCTATGGTGGCGTGCTCGTCACCGCCCAGGAGACCACCAGCCAGGTGCTCGGGGAGCGGCGCCTGCACACCCTCCAGCAGGTCTCCGCCAGCTCCTTCCAGGCCAAGCGGGTCGATGACGCCGCCCTGCGCGCGGCCCGGGCGCTCGGCGACAACCCCAATGACTTGCCCTTCGTGCTCCTCTACCTGTGCGAGGCGGACGGCAAGCAGCTCTCCCTCGCCGCCGCCACGGGGCTCCCCGCCGGGCATGTCCCCCCGCCCGGGCGGCTCGGCCTGGAGCTGTTCAAGGAGGGTGGCCCCCTGGCCGGGCGGCTCCTGTCGCGCGAGCCCCTCGCGATCGAGGCCCTGTCCCATCATCTGGGCATGGTGCTCCAGCCCGTGGCGCCGCGCGCCGCTACCCAGGCGGTGGTGCTCCCCCTGGAGGGCGGGGCCGAGGGCGGCTCGCCGGGTTTTCTCATCGCGGGCCTGAGCATCCGCCTCGCGTATGACGCCCAGTACCGGGGCTTCATGGGGCTCGTCGCCGGCCACATCTCCACGGCCATCGCCAACGCGCGCGCCTACGAGGAGGAGAAGCGCCGCGCGGAGACGCTCGCCGAGCTGGACCGCTCCAAGACCGTCTTCTTCAGCAACGTGAGCCACGAGTTCCGCACGCCGCTCACGCTCATGCTCGGCCCCGTGGAGGACGTGCTCGCCTCGGACCGGCTGGAGCGCGAGGAGCGCGAGGCGCTGGAGCGCGTCCACCGCAACGGCCTGCGCCTCTTCAAGCTCGTCAACACGCTGCTGGACTTCAGCCGCCTGGAAGCAGGCCGCATGCAGGCCAGCTACCAGCCCACGGACCTTGCCGCCCTCACCGTGGGCCTGGCCAGCGCGTTCGACTCCGCCGTGGCCAAGGCCGGGCTGCGCCTCGGGGTGGACTGCCCCCCGCTGCCCGCCCCCGTGTGGGTGGATCCGGAGATGTGGGAGAAGGTTGTCCTCAACCTCGTCTCCAACGCGCTCAAGTTCACCTTCGAGGGAGAGATTGGCGTCGCGCTGCGGTGGCGGGTGGACCACGTGGAGCTGTCCGTGCGCGACACCGGCACGGGCATTCCCCCCGAGGAGCTGCCGCGCGTCTTCGAGCGCTTCCACCGCGTCCACGGCGCCAAGGGCCGCAGCCACGAGGGCAGCGGCATTGGCCTGTCCCTGGTGCAGGAGCTGGTGAAGCTGCACGGCGGCACCGTCCGGGCCGAGAGCACCCTGGGCCAGGGCAGCACCTTCACCGTGTCCCTGCCGGCCGGCTCCGCCCACCTGCCGCGGGAGCGGCTCGCCGCCTCGCGCGCCGCGGCCCCCGCCAGCGTGCGGGTGGCTCCCTTCCTCAACGAGGCCTCCGGGTGGCTGGGCAGCACGCGGCCAGAGCCGGAGACGGCCCCGGTGCCGCCCCCCGAGGTCCCCCTGCCCCGGAGCCAGGCGCCCCAGGGCCACATCCTGCTCGCCGACGACAACGCGGACATGCGCGACTACGTGCGGCGGCTCCTGGAGTCGCGCTTCACCGTCGAGGCGGTGGCGGAAGGCCGGGCGGCGCTCGCGGCGGCCGAGGCCCGCGTGCCGGACCTGGTGCTCTCGGACGTGATGATGCCGGGGCTGGATGGGTTTGGGCTCCTGCGCGAGTTCCGCGCCAACCCGAGGACCGCGGCCGTGCCCTTCATCCTCCTGTCCGCGCGCGCGGGCGAGGAGGCCACGGTGGGCGGGCTCCAGGCGGGCGCCGATGACTACCTGGTGAAGCCCTTCAGCGCCCGGGAACTGCTGGCCCGGGTGGAGGGGGCCCTGCGCCTGGCACGCGAGCGCGCCGAGCGGGAGCGCCTGGCGCGCGAGCGCGCCGACTTCGAGCAGCACCTCATCGGCATCGTCAGCCATGATCTGCGCAACCCCCTGGCCGCCATCACCATGTCGGCCGCGACGCTGTTGCGCCGCACGGACCTGGAGGAGCGCCAGCGCCGGCCCATCGGGCGCATCTTCGCCTCCGCGGAGCGCGCCAACCGGATGATCCGCGACCTGCTCGACTTCACGCAGGCCCGGCTGGGCGGGGGGCTCCCCCTGCACCCGCAGGCGCTCGACTTCCATGCCCTGAGCCAGCAGGTGGTGGACGAGCTCCAGGTGGCGCACCCCGAGCGGGTCATCGAGCTGGAGCGGGGCGGGGCGGGGCAGGCCTTCTGGGATGGGGACCGGACGGCGCAGGTGCTCACCAACCTCATCAGCAACGCCCTGCACTACAGCCCCCACGGCACGCCCGTGCGCGTGCGGGCGTACGAGGAGGGCGCGGAGGGGGTGCTGGAGGTCCACAACGAGGGGGCGCCGATTCCGGCGGAGCTGGTGCCGCGGCTGTTCCAGCCCATGCAGCGCGGGGACAAGGACCGGAACACCGTGGGACGCAGCGTGGGGCTGGGGCTCTACATCGTGGACCACATCGTGAAGGCCCATGGCGGCCGCGTGGAGGTGAAGTCGGTGGCAGGGGAGGGGACGCGGTTCACGGTGCGCCTGCCCCTCACGGTGGCCGCGCGGGGCGCGGGAGGCCCCCCATGA
- a CDS encoding AAA family ATPase, whose amino-acid sequence MRALELTIRGFRGIPYLHLPLRPSLTVLVGVNGSGKTTILDALAVLMMALQSRILRGKRKGDRSLHVSDVNTRLKETHLSIQAEVGGEKLSWEVNGRLFFARLQVEESDTDLRRFANELAERQSKNADVSIPLAVYFPTNRAVLDIPQRIRTTHVFDQLAAYDNSLDDNWSNFRLFFEWFRDREDLENEARRDNPDARDVQLEAVRQAVSSLLPGFTDLRIRRQPALAMTVEKDNELLAVDQLSDGEKCVLALAGDLARRLSLAHPQEHQPLAAPALVLIDEIELHLHPGWQRGIIAALKRTFTGCQFVITTHSPQVLSEVHPDDILLLSHRAGAFEVHSAENSFGRDSNWILQTIMGVDARPPRVGERLRSCFQLIDEGRLKEAREEKNALAREIGDDDPELLRAELILRRKELLTRAPHS is encoded by the coding sequence ATGCGAGCGCTAGAACTCACCATCCGAGGATTTCGGGGAATTCCTTATTTACATCTTCCCCTGAGGCCCTCCCTGACGGTTCTCGTCGGAGTGAATGGCTCGGGCAAGACGACGATCCTGGATGCGCTCGCCGTGTTGATGATGGCGCTTCAAAGCCGGATCCTGCGCGGAAAGAGGAAGGGAGACCGTTCACTCCATGTCTCCGACGTCAACACACGGCTGAAGGAGACGCACCTCTCCATCCAAGCGGAGGTTGGCGGCGAGAAGCTTTCCTGGGAGGTGAATGGGCGTTTGTTTTTCGCTCGGCTTCAAGTCGAGGAAAGCGATACGGACCTCCGCCGGTTCGCGAATGAATTGGCGGAACGCCAGTCGAAGAACGCGGACGTCAGCATTCCCCTGGCGGTCTACTTCCCTACCAACCGGGCCGTGCTGGACATTCCCCAGCGGATTCGAACGACGCATGTGTTCGATCAACTCGCGGCCTATGACAACAGTCTCGATGACAACTGGAGCAATTTCCGGCTCTTTTTCGAGTGGTTCCGGGACCGGGAAGATCTTGAAAACGAGGCGCGGCGGGACAACCCGGACGCACGGGATGTGCAACTGGAGGCAGTCCGCCAAGCGGTGAGCTCGCTACTGCCTGGCTTCACGGATTTGCGTATCCGGCGGCAACCGGCTCTGGCCATGACGGTCGAGAAGGACAACGAACTCCTGGCGGTGGACCAGCTCTCGGATGGAGAGAAGTGCGTCCTGGCGCTCGCGGGAGATCTGGCGCGAAGGCTGTCCCTGGCACATCCCCAGGAGCACCAGCCCCTGGCGGCCCCAGCCTTGGTGCTCATCGACGAGATCGAATTGCACCTCCACCCGGGCTGGCAGCGGGGCATCATCGCTGCCTTGAAGCGCACGTTCACGGGCTGCCAATTCGTGATCACCACGCACTCACCCCAGGTCCTGAGCGAAGTCCATCCCGACGACATCCTCTTGTTGAGCCATCGGGCGGGGGCCTTCGAGGTTCACAGCGCGGAGAATTCATTTGGACGTGATTCGAACTGGATCCTCCAGACCATCATGGGCGTTGACGCACGTCCGCCTCGGGTGGGGGAGCGCTTGCGGAGTTGCTTCCAGCTCATCGACGAGGGACGGCTCAAGGAGGCCCGGGAAGAGAAGAACGCCCTTGCAAGAGAGATTGGGGATGACGATCCCGAGCTGCTTCGGGCCGAATTGATCCTGCGGCGCAAGGAGTTGCTGACGCGTGCGCCCCATTCTTAA
- a CDS encoding retron system putative HNH endonuclease, producing MRPILKRPEPATFTAWKGGLASVPGWNHFTQTFPLIKRDLKAALLQEQFQVCCYCERDIAGGAHIEHLVPKSLDPGRTYDYSNLLASCEGERAKGRPPETCGHLKDNAPLSVHPLMPDCSSYFVFSSSGNVSPSPDAAKQQPAQDSITTLGLDSARLVALRRVALEDADSRLPSPGNTPEDRALFRAEVTKLIAEYSAPDAQGRLTPFSTALVQYLERYL from the coding sequence GTGCGCCCCATTCTTAAGAGACCAGAGCCTGCCACCTTCACGGCTTGGAAGGGCGGCCTCGCCTCCGTACCCGGCTGGAACCATTTCACGCAGACGTTTCCGCTCATCAAGCGCGACTTGAAGGCGGCGCTGCTCCAAGAACAGTTTCAGGTGTGCTGCTACTGTGAGCGTGACATCGCAGGTGGAGCGCACATCGAGCACCTGGTACCGAAATCCTTGGACCCCGGCAGGACGTACGACTACTCGAACCTGCTGGCCTCGTGCGAGGGTGAACGGGCGAAAGGGCGCCCGCCGGAGACCTGCGGGCACCTCAAGGACAATGCTCCCCTCTCCGTCCATCCGTTGATGCCGGATTGCAGCAGCTATTTTGTTTTCAGCAGTTCGGGCAATGTCAGCCCCTCCCCGGATGCGGCCAAGCAGCAACCTGCTCAGGACTCCATCACGACGCTGGGGCTCGACAGTGCTCGACTCGTCGCGCTGCGGCGAGTCGCCCTCGAGGACGCGGACTCCCGGCTCCCCTCCCCGGGGAACACACCCGAGGACCGCGCCCTCTTCCGTGCAGAAGTCACGAAGCTGATCGCGGAGTATTCGGCGCCCGATGCGCAAGGACGGCTCACGCCCTTCTCGACCGCCTTGGTGCAGTACCTTGAGCGTTATCTCTAA
- a CDS encoding potassium transporter Kup — translation MNATTAAPEPLPEAPDTFKRTATLALGALGIVYGDIGTSPLYALRECFSGPHSITPTPENVMGVLSLIFWSLFLLISMKYLLFVMRADNRGEGGILALMALVLQRPRGVRSPHPARPVLVGLGLFGAALLYGDGIITPAMSVLSAVEGLSVATPLFQPYLLPISLIILLGLFVLQRKGTADIGALFGPVMTLWFVTLAVLGVKELLHNLVVLEALSPVHGVRFFLHNGAHGFLVLGSVFLVVTGGEALYADMGHFGRKPIRLAWFTLVLPALMLNYLGQGALLLRAPEAARNPFYLLAPSWALYPLVGLAMMAAVIASQALISGVFSLTRQAMQLGYCPRMEVVHTSAEEMGQIYLPGLNFLLLGGVVFLVLGFRSSSALAAAYGIAVAGTATITTVLAYVVARERWGWKRRVALPLVGLFLAVDVSFFCANAVKIPDGGWFPLILAALLFTLLTTWKRGREILAAKLREASMELKGLLDSLSGDHSPHRVQGTAVFMTGNPEGTPPALLHNLKHNKVLHEQVVLLTILSEEVPHVPASERVEVEPLEQGFVRVIARYGFMENPSIPDILKRGREQGLQFQLMSTSFFLGRETLIPSKKPGMAIWREALFAWMSRNARSATSYFRIPPNRVVELGTQVEL, via the coding sequence GTGAACGCGACCACGGCAGCGCCGGAGCCCCTTCCCGAGGCACCGGACACCTTCAAACGCACGGCGACGCTGGCCCTGGGAGCCCTGGGCATCGTCTACGGGGACATCGGCACGAGTCCGCTGTACGCGTTGCGAGAGTGCTTCAGCGGGCCGCACAGCATCACCCCGACGCCCGAGAACGTGATGGGGGTGCTGTCGCTGATCTTCTGGTCGTTGTTCCTGCTCATCTCGATGAAGTACCTGCTGTTCGTGATGCGGGCGGACAACCGGGGCGAGGGCGGCATCCTGGCGTTGATGGCGCTGGTGCTGCAGCGGCCCCGGGGCGTGCGCTCGCCGCACCCGGCGCGGCCGGTGCTGGTGGGGCTGGGGCTGTTCGGCGCGGCGCTGCTGTATGGGGACGGCATCATCACCCCGGCCATGTCGGTGCTGAGCGCGGTGGAGGGCCTGAGCGTGGCCACGCCGCTGTTCCAGCCGTACCTGCTGCCCATCAGCCTCATCATCCTGCTGGGGCTCTTCGTGTTGCAGCGCAAGGGCACGGCGGACATCGGCGCGCTGTTCGGGCCGGTGATGACGCTGTGGTTCGTCACGCTGGCGGTGCTGGGCGTGAAGGAGCTGCTGCACAACCTGGTGGTGCTGGAGGCGCTGTCGCCGGTGCACGGGGTGCGCTTCTTCCTGCACAACGGGGCGCACGGCTTCCTGGTGCTGGGCTCGGTGTTCTTGGTGGTGACGGGCGGCGAGGCGCTCTACGCGGACATGGGCCACTTCGGCCGCAAGCCCATTCGCCTGGCGTGGTTCACGCTGGTGCTGCCGGCGCTGATGCTCAACTACCTGGGGCAGGGGGCGCTGCTCCTCAGGGCGCCGGAGGCGGCGCGCAACCCGTTCTACCTGCTGGCGCCCTCGTGGGCGCTCTACCCGCTGGTGGGGCTGGCGATGATGGCGGCGGTGATCGCCTCGCAGGCGCTCATCTCGGGCGTCTTCTCGCTGACGCGGCAGGCGATGCAGCTGGGGTACTGCCCGCGCATGGAGGTGGTGCACACCTCGGCGGAGGAGATGGGACAGATTTACCTGCCGGGGCTGAACTTCCTGCTGCTGGGCGGGGTGGTGTTCCTGGTGCTGGGCTTCCGTTCCTCCAGCGCGCTGGCGGCGGCGTATGGCATCGCGGTGGCGGGCACGGCGACCATCACCACGGTGCTGGCGTACGTGGTGGCCCGGGAGCGGTGGGGCTGGAAGCGCCGGGTGGCGCTGCCGCTGGTGGGGCTGTTCCTGGCGGTGGATGTGTCGTTCTTCTGCGCCAATGCGGTGAAGATTCCGGATGGGGGCTGGTTCCCGCTGATCCTGGCGGCGCTGCTCTTCACGCTGCTGACGACGTGGAAGCGCGGGCGGGAGATCCTGGCGGCCAAGCTGCGCGAGGCGAGCATGGAGCTGAAGGGGCTCCTGGACAGCCTGAGCGGGGACCACTCGCCGCACCGGGTGCAGGGCACGGCGGTGTTCATGACGGGCAACCCCGAGGGCACGCCGCCGGCGCTGTTGCACAACCTGAAGCACAACAAGGTGCTGCACGAGCAGGTGGTGCTGTTGACCATCCTGTCGGAAGAGGTGCCGCACGTGCCCGCCTCCGAGCGGGTGGAGGTGGAGCCGCTGGAGCAGGGCTTCGTGCGGGTGATCGCGCGCTACGGCTTCATGGAGAACCCGAGCATTCCGGACATCCTCAAGCGGGGACGGGAGCAGGGGCTGCAGTTCCAGCTGATGAGCACGTCGTTCTTCCTGGGGCGCGAGACATTGATTCCCTCGAAGAAGCCGGGGATGGCGATCTGGCGCGAGGCGCTCTTCGCGTGGATGAGCCGCAACGCGCGCAGCGCCACGTCCTACTTCCGCATTCCGCCCAACCGCGTGGTGGAGCTGGGCACACAGGTGGAGCTGTAG
- a CDS encoding group II truncated hemoglobin, whose protein sequence is MLPQLKTLPTEDDWIPSLEDTPFQRIGGEAEVMALAGAFYDAMDADEPALAQLHALDANGRVNAGTRERFGLFLVGWLGGPQHYVERHGHPRLRMRHGHVPVDTAMRDAWLRCMRKAMDARGVTGGLRRFLEERFQHTGDFLRNTEG, encoded by the coding sequence ATGCTTCCTCAGCTCAAGACGCTCCCCACCGAAGACGACTGGATTCCCTCGCTGGAGGACACCCCCTTCCAACGCATCGGGGGCGAGGCGGAGGTCATGGCGCTGGCGGGCGCCTTCTATGACGCCATGGACGCGGACGAGCCCGCGCTCGCCCAGCTGCACGCGCTCGATGCGAACGGCCGGGTGAACGCGGGCACGCGGGAGCGCTTCGGCCTGTTCCTGGTGGGCTGGCTGGGCGGCCCCCAGCACTACGTGGAGCGCCATGGCCACCCGCGCCTGCGCATGCGCCATGGCCACGTGCCGGTGGACACCGCCATGCGGGATGCGTGGCTGCGCTGCATGCGCAAGGCGATGGACGCGCGCGGCGTGACGGGGGGCCTGCGGCGCTTCCTGGAGGAGCGCTTCCAGCACACGGGCGACTTCCTGCGCAACACCGAGGGCTGA